The genomic DNA attctatcaagatattctggatctgtagcttccagaaacatggtcatcctcaccttccatatggcatattcagatggtctcagtatgggaactctgatggtttcataccgactttgaatttgtgtctttggaggttcttcagttttggtaggcttagttggagtttctgtgtcagacatgattgtgtttggatctttaactgtatgtgtgttaacagacaggctctgataccacttgttaggtcacacacactgtagagggggtgaatacagtgtaaaatacaatcaaatcgaacttttaatgtttcaagtaacagaaaacaaactttattgaaacaataaactctgttacagtatggaactgttacctctcagtgatgaacaaatatcacgagagctgctagggttacaatgaataatcttctcgaatatgataacactttttgtgtaaaccctatgtctgtgtttatatactacacaattacaagataatcgctaattgatatggaatataattctacttcctaaaatatatcaatcagatatcttttcttccaagtattccattcttcacggaactccttcttcatgcatatctcttcttatgtttatctcgatcttctttcctttaatcagctcCTACCCTTATCTGAACATACTTCAATACTtcagttctgatatccatctgctgatgattatctcctgataatataagtactgatatccttgactcctgactttcagtaagtactgatttatcctgtttaagtaagatctgaaaactaaatataaatcattctagcaatgacattatcaaatatatctaacaatagaAAAGTCTTATATAGCCCTATCCAATTTGAAATTGTTTTGTAAGTTTAAAAAGCAACGAAATTCATGTTTTATCGCAGTTGAACTACTAATCTATTTGTTCATATTGACAGCAAATTTTAACAGAGGGAAAGTATACACTGAAAGTAACCCTATTTAAGATTACTGAGGTGTCATAAAATAGAAATTAGTTGTAATTATGTATGTTGCAATTCCATTTCTTTCTCCTTAtattttgattataatttttaattccATTCCTTCCCCTTTCCATTCTCTTCAAGTAAACATAACCTAATTAGATACTCTGTTCACTAATATAAGATGACACAATATTTGCATAGAAACACTCCATGCTAAATGTATATTAATTCTTTATAATTACAGAAGCTCCGGTATGTTGTAAATTGTATTGAAGATATAGTATAGTCGATGAAAGATGTGGTCCGCATACCCAAAACAAATTAATAAATTGTTGAATTGTATAATGATTGAATCCTTCATTAGAAAGCAAGTCTGGTAGGATAAAACCTATATTACATTTGTTGACTATATCCCTAGAAACCTCCTTGGAAAGATATGGAATTCTTAACTATTTATATAGTTATTCCCTATAagaattattatatatttatatcgTTAGTGGAGTGTTACAGATGGTTCCTCCTAAATATGGTTTATACCATAGTATCTGCTCCTAGAGTGATGGCTTCTGATGACTACACATAAAGAGTTAAACTGTGTGGACAGATACGAGCCAAAGATTTGTCATAATCCATGTTCTGACTTTAACACGTCTGATTCGGAAAAGTGAATTTGTACTTCTAATGGGTTTATAGTAGTTATCTACTTATCTTCATGCAAATGTGCATAGATAAGCACAACCTTATTTTTCTCGTAGAATTAAGTCATGAGTTTGACCATGATTGTACACTGGAAGCATGAAAGTCTATTTGATGGATTGGATAAATGTAGGCGGATGAttatgaatattcaagtaatttcAGTTCTGTAGTCTGTTTTTTAGGAAAATATGAAGCAAGGGATATATTGTCAGAGATAAATTAAGTCATGATCCATGGATTGTCACAACAAGAAATCCTTTTGACAGCTGACTCCCGTACTACTCCGATGCTTTGCTCTGGATGGGGAGAAACCCGTTTAAGTTTTATCTTCTATGGACCTTATGATAGACAATCTAGGATTTCGTGCAGCAGTTTTGTCATAGTGTATCAGAATGATAACTAGATATCTCTATAGGTGGGAAATCAAGCCATTGTTTAGTAAGAGATTCTGATGCTCCTACTTTCAAGATAAAGATAATAAGGTGTTATTTGTGATGCTGCTTTATTTGTGATTTAAGATATGATTTTAAGTTCTATAAAAGTTGAATCCTAAAGGCAATAATGCATCATGGAACATACCTTGATAAGACCTTGAGGTCCAGTAGTGTAACTATCTGTCTCTGTTTCAGTCCATCCCCTAAACACTTCCAGTAGAAGGTGCTCTTTACTTGTATCTATCGGTGGCAAGTGGAAATTCTTGCAGAATGATGTATGATGTTAAACATTTAGTTATATCAATTAGCATGATCCATATAATAATCAATCAGTTGTATATTTCACTCAAACCTAGTTGATCTGTGGGGATGCTGCAGTTATTTATCCTGAATCTATGCTTTAAGGATGCTATTTAATTATATCTTCATTGTATTGATATTAACAGTCTTTTTCAGGTACATTAATGCAATAAGATTGCTCAAGCGCTTGCTATTAAATTTTATTTCTGATAAAAGAAGAGGATACTGGACTCTGAGACTGTCGATGGACTTGGAACATTTAGGGCGTCATAATGAGAGTCTTATTATTGCTGAAAATGGGCTACTTGACCCCTGGGTTCGAGCTCGTACAAGAATCTTGCTACAAAGAAGAGTTTTACGCTTAGGGAAACCACCAAGGCATTGGAAAATCGAAGCTTTTCAGAATCTGTACAGAGGAAGATAACAGAGGCAATATTTGTGAGTAGGGTTGTATAGTTAACTAGGTGTTATTCCTTTCCAGCTCTAGTAATGTATCATGTCCATGGAAATGGAAGTTAAAGTGCTAGAAAGAACTCTATGTGCCAAGTAAATTAAGGTGAATTATTTGATTAGGGTTGTATGTTGACTTGTGTAATTCCTTTCCGGCTTTATTAACATATCCACTTGTTGATGGATATGTTAGGTTCATGTGCAAGGGAGACCATTGAACTGTGTAACAGGGACAAAGAGCAGGTTTTATGGAGAAGATGGGGAACAATATGGAGTAGAGCAGCTCGCTCTTCAATATTATGCTGGAGAAGGTGGTGGCTGGCAGGGTATTCATGCAGAAAGTGGCATTTGGTTGACTATATTTGGACTCTTAATGTGGGATGTTATGTTTACTGATGTGCCCAATGTCTTCCGCAACTTGTATCAGGTTCTCTCTAGTTGCACGTACTGTATTTCGTATAAGTTTCTTTGTTGGTAATTTAGTTATACAGAAGATAGAGACCGAGCTCTTATCCCCCTTCCTTCACCCCTCAACCCCCAGAAAAAACTCAACTGATACATAACAATGAGCTAGATTTTAGATTCCTAATATTCTGATCGGACACTTAGACCAAGTAATTCAACTCAATTGAGTCTGTAACAGCTTCTGATGAAACTAATACTGATGATGACCAAGAATTATATCCGTGAAATTGAGTGGTGTAATATCATTTAGTTGAGCATATGAAATCACTTTTGGAATGGAAAGCTATCTATCCTTTGACACATTTCATTTGTTAAACTTTGTTTTCGTTTCATAATTGTTGACTGCCACTCCATGTGCATCAGTCCAGTCTTTCACTTCTGTGGTCAAATGATTAATAGGTTCTTTTGTTATTCTTTTCAGACAGCACCCCTGGATATGGATACAGATAGTTTCTATGAAGCAAGAAAGAGCCTTGTAGAATCACTGCTGCAAAACGTTAAGAATGGTATGGCTGAGGAGATTCTCATCACTTCATGGCAATTACATTTTGGAACAGCATGCCGAGGCGTGAAGTGGGACAACCATTCCCTTTCTGATCTTCGTGCAATTGTTACTTGCATTGGAGGTCCCTGTTTGGCCTCTATTTGCAGACATTTGGCTCAAGATTACCGAAGCTGGTCTAGTGGAATGCCTGATTTATTGTTATGGCGATTTAATGGAGATACCAGTGGTGAGGCAAAGCTTGTTGTAGTTAAAGGGCCCAGGGACCGGCTTTCTGAACAGCAACGTGCATGGCTTCTGTTTTTGATGGATGCTGGTTTCAACGCTGAGATTTGCAAAGTTAGTCCACTCCGTTAATGCACACGTTACAGCAATATAAAATAACAATGCTAAAATTTCAAATTCTTACAACAAGCCAGGACTATAACTTCATTGTGCACCATTGAAAGAAAAGGAGATCCAATCATTCAGAGGTGTGTTCATAGTTCATACCATTTAGTAATACGAGTAAGTTGAGTTTCACAGAAGTCCAAGTTTTGGCTTAAAGATTCGGGTTTGTTCAAACTTCTGGGATTTCTTGGTCTTAGAGCAGCTTGGAGTTTATTCACTGGTGACTGGTGAAACTCCATGAACATCAAGAATGGAGCAGGTGCCATAACTACATAATAGATTAAAGCTTGTTTTAATCAGAATGCACAAAATTATACGGTCGGTGCCATTGATAATGCTGGAAACTCGAATAAGCCTTGTATTGTAATTACTTTCTGTAACTTTTTTGTACTAATTCTTTATAAGCATCCTTGCAACAGTCGTTTACTGTCTTGGATTTTGTTGATTTTTTGTTGATTCAACTTTGGTAAAAATAAAGCAATTGTTGATCAACTAATCGTTGGTATGTCATTTATCCTTTTTATGTCCCTGTTAACCTATTTTGTATGTTTGAGGTTTTTCTATTGTTTCGATTTTTCGATGTTATGTTAAATTTTGCCTAATTATTTGTAAGTTGTATACTCCCTGTGGTGTTTACCAATACTTTGTTTACAAAAGAAATATCAAATGTGTTccaatttttaaattatatacaATCTGGTCATCGCAAGGACTTAGTTGCTCTGTCATTGCTGTTTGTGATCACGCCTAAATGCTtcttactgatttatttctagtTAGTTAAATTTACACACATTGAGATAATTTTGCTTGTCGAGATTAATGATCATTGCATTTAGGTCCATATTGTCTTAAAATTTTAGTTCTCTGTATATCATATGCTTTTTCTAGATTGATGATTTTAACTTAAATGTTCCTCTTCGTTTCCTCTATACCATATATTTAAGTTATAGTATTTTTACGTGTGCTGTAGGAAGTTACCACACTAACTGATTGGACCATATTACTCGAGACATTTTGCATTGTATTCTCAATTTCACTTGTATTTTTTGACCCTTATATAAGAGGCTACATCTCCTGTATAAGATTGTGTTACAGGCTCCCTCTCTTCCGTCTCCCTCTCTCCGTCTCCTCTCTCTGAAGTTCTCTGCAATTCCTCTCCTCTCTGCAATTCAGGTATGGACAGTTAATCTTAATTTGGATTGTTAAAATTCACAAATACAAATGGGCAGTTATTAAGATTCAAATACAAATGGGACGTTGTAGGAGTAGAAATTAATAGGCAGTTATTAAGATACAAATACAAATGGGCAGTTATAAAAATACAAATACAAATGGGCAGTTATAAAAATTAATTTGTGTAATTTGAGTTCTTGAGTACAACACAACTCCTGGCGAGTAAGCTTACACAATCTCCTAGCGAGTAAGATTTTCTTCTCTTCATTACACGCATTATTTATGTTATGTTATTTATTGTGATTGCAATTTTGAGCTTAATTGTTGAGGTTTTTTTGAATTAGGATGTGTGTAATTGAAGTAGCATTAGAGTTAGGAGTCATCATTAAATATTCAATTTTCGACAAGTTTATGATAAGTAGATAAGAGGATTGGAATGAATGAACTGGACTCATAAGTTTCTGACATTATTAGGGTGCCTTTATAGGTAGATGGTGTACTTGTTTCATGTAAAATTGTTTGCTTGACAAGTTCCTTTCCATTTCGAAGGAGGTGCACCTACACTTTCATCTTCGAAACTCTTACTCACAGGCCACTGACACATAATGCAAATTTGCAAGTTTCTTAATAAGAACGGTTAGTTTGTTCAAACAAAATATAACTCAACTCTTTTTACATTATCATTATTACCTGTATCGAGCATCCCCACAATCACGTTTCCTTATGTAGGCTTTAGAGGATCGGATCTAGGTACACCCAAGAAATCCCAAGATCTTGTTGTATGAATTTGGAGAATCCTGTTAGGAAACACATAAACCACTCCCTCCACAGCTAATTAAGGGTACAGGAATTCACCAAAGTTCAGTAATTAATTCAGATGGCTGCATATTATGAAGTCAGCTACTAAGTAACCATTATAATTCATACCTGTGAGCTTTGCTAGCTCAGCATCTGCAAGTTTGGCTACAAATTCATTAAAGCTCCTCTAGTAACTGTATAGCAGTGCTTCCTTGGCCAAAGAGTGGTTGCACTCTTTATGTTATGTTTTGCTGTTGTTTATTCTATTGATTTGATTGTGATTGCAATTTTGAGCTTAATTGTTGAGGTTTTTTTGAATTAGGATGTGTGTAATTGAAGTAGCATTAGAGCTATGAGTCATCATTAAATATTCAATTTTCGACAAGTTTATGATAAGTAATAAGAGGATTGGAATGAATGAACTGGACTCATAAGTTTCTGACATTATTAGGGTGCCATTATAAGATAGATGAGAATGATATTGTATTTATTCGATAGCTTGGTTCTCGAGTAGATGGCGGAAATTATCCCATTAATAGGAGGGGGGAAATTAGTTGATCATTTGTATACAGTATTAAGAGTTTAATGGAGAGCTTGCAGTTTGTGTAATTTGAGTTCTTGGTACAAGAAGAGTCGTCTCATAAATAATTGATAATATTTCACTTACTTGCTAAGCTGTGATGACAGGGACATGGACAAAGAAGTGCCAATGCAGTCTTCTAATGCACAACAAGAAGTTTCTAAAACACTGGAGCCATCTAATGTGAACTTGAACTTAGTAGGACAGCTACTAAGTGTCAAGAAGATATTTCAGAAAGTTGTTGCTGATGTGACCGCTGATGATGATGGTCCTAATGAGACCGCTGAGACGCATGATGATGATGGTCCTAATGAGACCGCCGAGCCGCATGATGATGATGGTCCTAATGAGACCGCTGAGACGCATGATAATGATGATGCACATGAGAAAGCAGTTGCTCTTAAAAGAGATTTGCTTAGAGGTTCATAAATTTATTCGCTGTTGGGAGTAAAAGAGGGCAGTGGTTGCGCCGCTGCTCTCATTCAACTGTTTTCTCAAAGATTTGATAAAGAAAGAGGGGTATTTAAGGTGAACGAGAGAATAGAAATCCGATTCTGTGCACACATGGTGGCGTATTTATTATTAATCAACGATACTGGTAAGGGAATCCAAAAATTCGATCGGGAGAAAGAGAAACCCCACTTTCCAGATTTTATTGATGAATTGAAAAGACAGTTTGTGACTAAAACTGAcaagaaagaaaagagagatcGGGAGGACAAAGAAAAGATCCGAAAGAGGAGTAAGAGGGAACTGAGTTCTAGCTCTCTGATCGATATCTTAAAAAAATGCCGATGAATACAGAAGAACAAAGAGATCAATACAGACAACTAGTTTGTCTGTATGTCGTAGAGCAAATCTTTTTTTCCATCAAGTGAAAGTCAATTCATTCGCAGCAATAGCTACAAGTACTGCAAGGACGGGTCCATCTTTGAATCAATTAAttggtgaaaggaatatgtcctaagtccaatcatgtatgaggatttaggaataacttttatgtaatctgttttgatttctttgatattaataaaagacttgttttgtttttattacggactctatctatttaagtgtttaaataagatataccatagtttagagtaaaactttttatggattatgatgagatcataatagtgagacctaaaagatgattaCTCTAAAATTAAACAGTTCATGGttataggattactaactggtaattaataatctgcaaagatcggtacatactatgcttgcttcattatgaaggatgtctgttctcatagatatttgtgtgatgacactatagctagtatgtaggtgcttattatagaataagttcactgaacatgactcgcacagctgaacaactgatggagttcactcacgtgtcagcagttgttcacatagtgatagttgtacaagtatccttagacttgaggtcatcatagtcatcttgtgtacactgaactatgctttggtttagttcttagtctccagggacaattattagggctctactgggtataagaatttgtacacgaagatagtgtatgatcaataaaggatctaccccttccagtgaaggaagagaatgttcaaggctgatccacttatgctagttcaggaatctctgaccagagtgaatgaaattagaaaaggagtttctaatttacatagaactgagcatagtaaatgggaaagcaaatgattaaattagataggcttgacacaagatccatgccttgtatttaatcaggacattgcaggatagaaggagttaattgtacggtaactattcactgaataggttcttagtattctaagcagtgaattcgtattatccggatagtcgcgatatgctgagaagtatccctcacgatgtagaataaatatgattaattaattaatcatatttaataaattagagaatttatataaataatgataaaatagttttattattatttatttctactaccggcttaatattgaacctacagggtcacaccataaaagagaatgatttaatggtggaggaattaattaataatggctaataattatttatttatgaaataaataattaattggcaaatttaataattgattaaatgagatttaattgattataaattaattaagaaaagttcttaatattattaattaagaatttaattttttggaaattaaatcaagagagagaattatttctaaagtgtttagaaaaaggattaataattaaaaggtgttttaattattaatgtgaataataaatgGTTAATAATAATTAGGGATGGCAACGGGTTGGATCGGGTTGGATTTTTAAGATATCCAAATCCAAACCCGGATTTTCTAccaaacccgaacccgatccAAACCCAATTAGATTTCAAAATCCAAAATCCAAATCCGATCCACGGATTTTGGACCGGGTTCGGGTTTATCCAAACCCGAAAATCTAGTGAACCTGCTCGTACTCCATGATATCATCTCAATACCACTGTTAGTTTAACTTGTAAACATGATGCTAgcattttaattaaaaaaaattaaatccaACCAATATGACACATTAGTTTAACACTTCAAAATATAGTAAATCACCGGCTGGACTTGTAAACACTAGTCTGTAGTTCACAATATGAAATTACAAGTAGTTCAGACAATGAGATTTATAACCATctcaaattcaaaattaataaGAAACTAAAAATCTGTCATGCTTAAAAGGGGACGTGATCACGTGGGAATTGCTCCAAGCTGCAGGTCTAGTCACCTGGGATTCTGGGAACAGAGTCTAAAGCCTACATTGATCAGATCATCATATGATCAGAACTACATGAAATCATGAAAACCAATAACAAGTCAGTCAGTCAGTTTATGCCGTCCTCATTAATTTAGAAACAAAAACTAAAATATACCTGTCGAGTCATACAAGAATCTTCTACTTCCATGTCGTTGTATATAGTTGCATATCCCACGGATGACTCACCTATACGTTAAacaattattataaaattattgaATGCATAATATGATATAAATTACAGAATTTAAAGCTTATACCTTTCATTTCAGCAGCCCATAGCCAACTCTGAGCACACATTAGTGCTTCTATTATTTTGGGGTGTAGCCTATTACGATGTGGACTCAATAACCTGCCACTAGAACTAAATGCTGACTCAAATGCGACGGTAGATGCCGGAATTGCTAGGAAATCG from Apium graveolens cultivar Ventura chromosome 5, ASM990537v1, whole genome shotgun sequence includes the following:
- the LOC141661299 gene encoding fanconi-associated nuclease 1 homolog, yielding PLGSSSYKNLATKKSFTLRETTKALENRSFSESVQRKITEAIFVHVQGRPLNCVTGTKSRFYGEDGEQYGVEQLALQYYAGEGGGWQGIHAESGIWLTIFGLLMWDVMFTDVPNVFRNLYQTAPLDMDTDSFYEARKSLVESLLQNVKNGMAEEILITSWQLHFGTACRGVKWDNHSLSDLRAIVTCIGGPCLASICRHLAQDYRSWSSGMPDLLLWRFNGDTSGEAKLVVVKGPRDRLSEQQRAWLLFLMDAGFNAEICKVSPLR